Genomic segment of Alphaproteobacteria bacterium:
TTGCCGATTCACAGCGCACGACGAGCACGGCCTGGGTGTTCGATGCCCGAAGCAGCCACCAACCGTCCTCGTTAAGCACACGCACGCCATCCGTATCGTTCACCTGCGCCGCCGTGCCCGCCAACCGGCTCTTGACCTCATCGATAACGGCGAATTTGCGTTCTTCGGCGATATCGAAGCGAATTTCGGGCGTATTCACGACCTGCGGCAGGGCATCGCGCATATCCGCCAGCGACCGGTCGCCATGGGCCACGATATCCAGCAGCCGGACCGCCGCATAAAGCGCGTCGTCGAAACCGTAGTAGCGGTCCGCAAAAAAGATATGGCCGCTCATTTCACCCGCCAGCGGCGCGGACAGTTCCGCCATTCGTGTCTTGATGATCGAATGTCCGGTCGCCGCCATGACAGGATTGCCGCCACAGCGGGAAATTTCATCGAACAGCACCTGGCTCGCCTTGACATCCGCGATGACCGTCGCGCCCGGCCGCCGCGCCAGCAGGTCACGCGCATAGATCGACAGCAACTGGTCGCCCCAGAGAATCCGGCCCTTGCCGTCGACAACGCCGATACGGTCGCCATCGCCGTCAAAGGCAATCCCGAGGTCACAGTTCTCCCTTGCCACGGCGTCCTGAAGCTGCCGGAGGTTTTCAGGCACGGTCGGATCCGGGTGATGGTTCGGAAATGTGCCGTCGATTTCCGCATTCAGGAGAACATGCGTACCGGGCAATTGCCGGGTCAGCGCGGCCATTGCCTCGCCCGCCGCACCGTTGCCAGCATCCCAGGCAACCTTGAGACCCCTTGATGCCGTATAGTCGATACGCAGTCGCGAGACATATGCCGCCATCAGGGCGATATCGCTGGCGATTCCCGCACCGTCGACCCAATCGCCCGCGGCGGCCAGCACGCCCAGCTTGTTGATATCGCCGCCCCAGAACGAGGCGCCGCCGAGCATCATCTTGAACCCGTTATGGTTCGGCGGGTTATGCGAACCGGTGACCATGACGCCGCCATCCGCCTGCATCGCCTTCGTCGCGAAATACAGCGACGGCGTCGGCCCCAGGCCGATCCGCAAGACCTGCATGCCGCTGTCGCATAATCCGTCGACCAGGCTTGCCGCCAGTTCCGGCGAACTCGTCCGGCCATCGAAACCGACGCAGACCAATCGGCCGTCGCGGCGCGCAACGATTGTCCCGAAGGACCTGCCCAGCGCGTAGGCGTCTGCCGGGAACAGGGTCTCCCCCACGGTCCCCCGGATATCGTATTCACGCAGAATCTGCGGCGAAAAATCATGCTTTTTCATTGTGCATCCGCCAGTATCCTGGGTTCCGCCACGACCGGCCGATCCGGCCGCCCGATGCTGTGATACACGAACCCCGCCGCCGCCATCTCGCCCGGATTATAGATGTTTCTGAAGTCGAGCATCAGGGGCTGCCGCAACAGCGAACGCACGCGGGACAGATCCAGCATGCGGAATTCATCCCATTCGGTAATGATGATCACCGCCGACGCGCCCTCCATGGTTTCATAGGCCCCGGGACACCATTCGACACCGGGCAGAAGCGGCGCGGCCTCTTTCATGCCTTCGGGGTCATATGCCCGTATCTGGGCGCCCGCCTGAATAAGAACCGGAACGATATCGAGGCTTGGCGCTTCGCGCATGTCATCCGTATTCGGCTTGAACGTGACGCCCAGTACCGCCAGCGTCAGCCCGTCCACCGAACCGCCGCAGGCGGCGATCACCCGGGCGGCCATGGCCTTCTTGCGGTTGTCGTTGGCTTCGATGACCGATTCCACGATCGTCATTGGCGCGCCGTATTCCCGCGCCGTCTTCACCAGCGCCAGCGTATCCTTCGGAAAACAGGATCCTCCGTATCCGGGGCCGGCATGCAGGAACTTGCGCCCGATCCGGCCATCCAGCCCGATGCCCCGCGCCACATCCTGAACGTTGGCGCCGACCTTGTCGCAGACATCGGCAATTTCATTGATAAATGTGATCTTCGTTGCCAGGAATGCGTTGGTCGCATACTTGATCAGTTCGGCCGTTTCCCGCTGCGTAAACAGCATCGGTGTTTCCAGCAGGTAAAGCGGCCGGTACAGCATGCGCATGACATCCTGAGCCGTGCTGCTGTCCGTCCCGATAACGATCCGGTCGGGTCTCATGAAATCTTCGATGGCTGAACCTTCGCGCAGGAATTCCGGGTTGGAAACGACGTCGTAATCGGCATCGGGGCGCGTCTCCCGGATGATCCGGTCCACCTCGGCGCCAGTCCCTACCGGAACCGTCGATTTCGTCACGACGACCGTATACCCCTCCAGGCACTCGGCAATCTCCTTCGCCGCCGCGTAGACATAGCTGAGGTCGGCATGACCGTCGCCGCGCCGACTGGGCGTCCCGACCGCGATAAAGACCGCGTCGGCCATCCGCACCGCCGCCGGCAGCTCAGTCGTCACGGTCAGGCGGCCATTTTCGAACCCGGTCCGGACCAGGGCATCGAGTCCCGGTTCGAAAATCGGCATTTCGCCACGCATCAGGCGCTCGATCTTGGATTCATCCTTGTCGACGCATGTCACCTCGACACCGAATTTGGCAAAGCAGGCGCCAGACACCAGACCGACATAGCCAGTCCCGATCATCGCGATCCGCATGAATTTGGCTCCCTAAATTCAGGTCAGAATATGCCGGCGGGCGAATTAAGCACCGGCATGGCTTCTCAATATGTCCCGCATGGCCGGCGCGAGATCGTCGCGGGCGAGTGCAAAGGCGATCGAGGCATCCAGGAAACCTGCCTTGTCGCCGCAATCGAACCGCCGTCCCTCGAACCGCAGCCCGTGGAACGGGCTCGATCCCAAAATTGCCGCCATGGCGTCGGTCAGCTGGATTTCGCCGCCAGCCCCCTTCTCCTGGCGGCCCAGATATTCGAAAACCTGCGGCTGCAGGATATAGCGCCCGATTATCGACAGGGTCGACGGCGCATCGGCCGGGTCCGGCTTTTCCACCAGACCGCGGATCGAGACAAGGTTACCGGATTCGTTTTCGATA
This window contains:
- a CDS encoding phosphomannomutase/phosphoglucomutase, translated to MKKHDFSPQILREYDIRGTVGETLFPADAYALGRSFGTIVARRDGRLVCVGFDGRTSSPELAASLVDGLCDSGMQVLRIGLGPTPSLYFATKAMQADGGVMVTGSHNPPNHNGFKMMLGGASFWGGDINKLGVLAAAGDWVDGAGIASDIALMAAYVSRLRIDYTASRGLKVAWDAGNGAAGEAMAALTRQLPGTHVLLNAEIDGTFPNHHPDPTVPENLRQLQDAVARENCDLGIAFDGDGDRIGVVDGKGRILWGDQLLSIYARDLLARRPGATVIADVKASQVLFDEISRCGGNPVMAATGHSIIKTRMAELSAPLAGEMSGHIFFADRYYGFDDALYAAVRLLDIVAHGDRSLADMRDALPQVVNTPEIRFDIAEERKFAVIDEVKSRLAGTAAQVNDTDGVRVLNEDGWWLLRASNTQAVLVVRCESANDAGLARLKTTVIDHLRGCGVDAPAF
- a CDS encoding UDP-glucose/GDP-mannose dehydrogenase family protein codes for the protein MRIAMIGTGYVGLVSGACFAKFGVEVTCVDKDESKIERLMRGEMPIFEPGLDALVRTGFENGRLTVTTELPAAVRMADAVFIAVGTPSRRGDGHADLSYVYAAAKEIAECLEGYTVVVTKSTVPVGTGAEVDRIIRETRPDADYDVVSNPEFLREGSAIEDFMRPDRIVIGTDSSTAQDVMRMLYRPLYLLETPMLFTQRETAELIKYATNAFLATKITFINEIADVCDKVGANVQDVARGIGLDGRIGRKFLHAGPGYGGSCFPKDTLALVKTAREYGAPMTIVESVIEANDNRKKAMAARVIAACGGSVDGLTLAVLGVTFKPNTDDMREAPSLDIVPVLIQAGAQIRAYDPEGMKEAAPLLPGVEWCPGAYETMEGASAVIIITEWDEFRMLDLSRVRSLLRQPLMLDFRNIYNPGEMAAAGFVYHSIGRPDRPVVAEPRILADAQ